From Roseburia hominis, the proteins below share one genomic window:
- a CDS encoding carbohydrate ABC transporter permease, whose product MKMSKTSKVIIYILLGLVAVYFLSPFVYMFFTAFKTEAEAIAYPPKLFPAKWLFENFVNAWKAQPFGTYLWNSILVTVGTTAGQILSCSLVAYGFARFNFKGKNILFMILLSTMMIPWDVTMIPQYMEFKMFGWINTLKPLIIPAWFGSAYYIFLMRQFLMGVPKDFEEAARIDGANSFQIYWKIFMPILKPSLILVGVLNMISVWNDYLGPLIFLQDRSKYTLALGLASFKGVHETQIIPMLCITIIMIIPPIIIFIIAQKYIVEGTSGSIK is encoded by the coding sequence ATGAAAATGTCTAAGACTTCTAAAGTCATTATTTATATCCTGCTTGGCCTTGTGGCAGTTTATTTCCTGTCACCATTCGTATATATGTTCTTTACGGCATTTAAGACAGAGGCAGAGGCAATCGCCTATCCGCCGAAGCTCTTCCCGGCAAAGTGGCTCTTTGAGAACTTTGTGAACGCATGGAAGGCACAGCCCTTTGGAACGTATCTGTGGAATTCTATTCTGGTAACAGTGGGAACCACAGCAGGACAGATTCTTTCCTGTTCTTTAGTAGCTTATGGATTTGCACGGTTCAATTTCAAGGGAAAAAACATCCTGTTCATGATCCTGCTGTCTACGATGATGATTCCGTGGGACGTTACCATGATCCCGCAGTACATGGAATTCAAGATGTTCGGATGGATCAACACCCTGAAACCGCTGATTATTCCTGCATGGTTCGGTTCTGCGTACTACATTTTCCTGATGCGTCAGTTCCTTATGGGAGTCCCGAAGGATTTCGAGGAGGCAGCGCGTATTGACGGAGCCAATTCGTTCCAGATTTACTGGAAGATTTTCATGCCGATCCTGAAGCCGTCTCTGATTCTGGTAGGCGTGCTGAACATGATCAGTGTGTGGAACGATTATCTTGGACCACTCATCTTTTTGCAGGACAGAAGCAAATACACATTGGCTCTCGGGCTTGCATCCTTCAAGGGTGTTCACGAGACCCAGATCATTCCGATGCTTTGCATCACGATCATTATGATCATTCCGCCGATCATTATCTTCATCATTGCACAGAAGTACATTGTGGAAGGTACGAGCGGCTCAATCAAATAA
- a CDS encoding sugar ABC transporter permease, whose protein sequence is MKQNNLMKKATPYLFILPWIIGFLVFTIGPLIFSLVMSFFDWPLTADPTFVGIGNYVKMFTSDKQFLKSLTISLKYAAIFVPLNMIIALFLAMLITQPVKGVKIFRTIYYIPTVISGVAVSILWGWILNGDYGVLNYLLSLIGIKGPKWLVDPAWALLAVIIASAFGVGSMMLIFYTDIKNIPIDVYEAAAIDGANPARQFFSITLPIITPTILFNLITSIISSFQQVTLVMLLTGGGPLKSTYFYGLYTYNNAFKHHKLGYASANAWVMFVIILCLTALVFKSSSAWVFYETEAGGTEKKKKRGGKK, encoded by the coding sequence ATGAAGCAGAATAATTTGATGAAGAAGGCGACTCCGTATCTCTTCATTTTGCCATGGATCATCGGTTTCCTTGTATTTACCATCGGCCCGCTTATTTTCTCATTGGTCATGAGTTTCTTTGACTGGCCGCTGACAGCAGACCCGACATTCGTGGGTATTGGTAACTACGTTAAAATGTTTACCAGCGACAAGCAATTTTTAAAATCACTTACCATAAGTTTGAAATATGCGGCAATCTTTGTACCGCTTAACATGATCATCGCGCTGTTTCTGGCGATGCTGATCACACAGCCGGTAAAAGGTGTCAAGATATTCAGAACGATTTACTATATTCCTACCGTTATTTCGGGCGTTGCGGTATCCATCCTCTGGGGATGGATACTGAACGGAGATTATGGTGTTCTGAACTACCTGTTATCTCTGATTGGTATCAAAGGACCGAAATGGCTGGTCGATCCGGCCTGGGCACTTCTGGCCGTTATCATCGCCAGCGCCTTCGGAGTAGGAAGTATGATGTTGATCTTCTATACGGATATCAAGAATATTCCGATTGACGTATATGAAGCCGCTGCCATTGATGGTGCGAACCCGGCAAGACAGTTTTTCAGCATTACACTGCCGATCATTACACCGACGATCCTGTTCAACCTGATCACTTCCATTATCAGTTCTTTCCAGCAGGTAACACTGGTAATGCTTCTGACAGGCGGCGGTCCGCTGAAGTCCACATATTTCTACGGGCTGTACACTTACAACAATGCATTTAAGCACCACAAACTGGGTTATGCAAGTGCGAACGCATGGGTAATGTTCGTGATTATCCTGTGTCTGACCGCATTGGTATTCAAATCCTCTTCCGCATGGGTATTCTATGAGACAGAGGCCGGCGGTACGGAAAAGAAGAAAAAGAGAGGGGGTAAAAAATAA
- a CDS encoding sugar ABC transporter substrate-binding protein, with translation MKKRLAVLLALAMTGTMILSACGGKEEDGKTSDGKVKVRFASWDEAEDVDAQQEMVDKFNAEHDDIEVTLEAYGGEFDTKISAGMGSNDTPDVMYMWNYPAYYQGLEPLDSYIESEGADYKSNFYDTLWNYNSLDGETYGIPIGFTTHALFYNKDIFAEAGIEEPTNDWTWDDVIAASKTITEKCEGKKGFSFQMKPDPYDFEMYLWSNGTAYTDKEGNLDGNLNSDKAKEVFKMFQDMEKEGYAVATEKSGTDEFRSGNTAMYVYGSWSINTLKEDGVNFGVVDIPAFAGEGDSVSILSSSGISMSKDSKNKEAAWEFIKFWTSEEMNKERIGRELPVLHSVVESEGIMEQPEYTAFYTMLEQSADYTPASFIIESWSELSENLSLSFERVFNPSAMEDVSDVLDEAAEQ, from the coding sequence ATGAAAAAACGGTTGGCAGTATTACTTGCACTCGCAATGACAGGAACTATGATTCTTAGCGCATGTGGCGGCAAGGAAGAAGATGGTAAAACAAGCGATGGAAAAGTAAAGGTACGTTTTGCATCCTGGGATGAGGCTGAAGATGTAGATGCTCAGCAGGAAATGGTAGATAAGTTCAATGCAGAGCATGACGATATCGAAGTAACACTGGAAGCATACGGCGGAGAGTTCGATACCAAGATCAGTGCCGGCATGGGTTCAAACGATACACCGGACGTTATGTATATGTGGAACTACCCGGCGTACTATCAGGGACTGGAACCGCTGGATTCCTACATTGAAAGCGAAGGCGCTGATTACAAATCCAATTTCTATGACACTCTGTGGAACTACAACTCTCTGGACGGAGAAACATATGGTATTCCGATCGGATTTACCACACATGCGCTGTTCTACAACAAAGACATTTTCGCAGAAGCAGGCATTGAGGAGCCGACGAACGACTGGACATGGGACGATGTGATTGCAGCTTCCAAGACCATCACCGAAAAATGTGAAGGCAAGAAGGGCTTCTCTTTCCAGATGAAACCGGACCCGTATGATTTTGAGATGTATCTGTGGAGCAACGGAACCGCTTATACGGATAAAGAGGGCAACCTTGACGGCAACCTGAACTCCGACAAGGCAAAAGAAGTATTCAAGATGTTCCAGGATATGGAAAAAGAAGGCTATGCGGTTGCGACTGAGAAGAGCGGTACCGATGAGTTCCGTTCCGGAAATACAGCTATGTACGTTTACGGCTCCTGGTCGATCAACACTCTGAAAGAAGACGGCGTGAACTTCGGCGTTGTTGATATTCCGGCATTTGCAGGCGAGGGCGATTCTGTCAGCATCTTAAGCTCATCAGGAATCTCTATGTCTAAGGATTCCAAGAACAAAGAAGCTGCATGGGAGTTCATCAAGTTCTGGACAAGTGAAGAAATGAACAAAGAAAGAATCGGAAGAGAGCTTCCTGTACTTCACAGCGTTGTTGAGTCTGAGGGAATCATGGAGCAGCCGGAATACACAGCATTCTACACCATGCTTGAGCAGAGCGCGGACTACACACCAGCAAGCTTTATCATCGAGAGCTGGTCAGAATTATCAGAGAACCTGTCTCTGTCCTTCGAGCGCGTATTCAACCCGAGTGCGATGGAAGACGTATCTGATGTATTAGACGAGGCAGCAGAGCAATAA